In Thermothelomyces thermophilus ATCC 42464 chromosome 4, complete sequence, a single genomic region encodes these proteins:
- a CDS encoding glycoside hydrolase family 93 protein (CAZy_ID 268039), translating to MNSSIRRLHVAQEEHFVHEVPGTYPRLCRLSDGSILAGFTRFLPRGQRALTVVRSTDGARTFQPHGEVTRSFGDCDNLFLLEVPPRPSAGGEPRPSAPTVLAAFRNHDLDQNGVHTYFRITVCQSTDGGRTWSYLSQAFEKPAPFGLWEPFLRMSADGKEVQLFFSQELAANDQDTMLVRSSDNGATWSARQRVTGAGEALRDGMVGLAEARYCGGHSALVLVMETTRRGTFSIEAMVSFDDANTFGFRHVVYQAKEGRNAGAPQITAFADGSVAVVFMTDEDGEGPSRWPRGATIKAVFGTFNPDGTLQWSAPQVVRNAVSCWPGIMRIADDAAVAVYESSSSIRGRVLKVATLSAS from the coding sequence ATGAATTCTAGCATCCGCCGATTACACGTCGCTCAGGAAGAGCACTTTGTCCATGAGGTTCCTGGCACGTACCCCCGCTTGTGCCGCCTCTCGGACGGCTCTATCCTCGCGGGATTTACGCGCTTCTTGCCCCGCGGTCAGCGTGCTCTTACAGTTGTGCGAAGCACCGATGGAGCCAGAACGTTTCAGCCTCACGGCGAGGTGACCCGCTCGTTCGGCGACTGCGATAACCTCTTTCTCCTCGAGGTGCCGCCCAGGCCCTCGGCAGGTGGAGAGCCCAGGCCGAGCGCGCCAACTGTCCTCGCCGCATTTCGCAACCACGATTTGGACCAGAACGGCGTGCACACCTACTTCCGCATCACTGTGTGCCAGTCCACCGACGGCGGCCGGACGTGGTCCTACCTTTCTCAAGCCTTTGAGAAACCCGCCCCTTTCGGTCTGTGGGAGCCTTTCCTCCGTATGAGCGCCGACGGCAAGGAGGTCCAGCTGTTCTTCTCCCAGGAGTTGGCCGCGAACGACCAGGACACCATGCTCGTCCGCAGCTCCGACAACGGCGCGACCTGGTCGGCGAGACAGCGCGTTACGGGCGCGGGCGAGGCACTGCGCGACGGCATGGTCGGGCTGGCCGAGGCAAGATACTGTGGGGGACACTCGGCGTTGGTTCTTGTCATGGAGACCACCCGCAGGGGCACCTTCTCGATCGAAGCTATGGTCTCTTTCGACGACGCAAACACATTCGGATTCCGGCACGTGGTGTATCAGGCGAAGGAGGGGCGGAATGCTGGGGCGCCTCAGATCACGGCATTTGCGGACGGATCGGTGGCTGTTGTGTTCATGACGGACGAGGACGGGGAGGGCCCGTCCAGGTGGCCACGCGGAGCGACAATCAAGGCCGTGTTCGGTACCTTTAATCCTGACGGAACGCTTCAATGGAGCGCGCCTCAAGTCGTTCGCAACGCCGTGAGCTGTTGGCCGGGCATCATGCGCATAGCTGATGACGCAGCCGTGGCGGTTTATGAGAGCTCGTCGAGCATCAGGGGCCGCGTTTTGAAGGTTGCAACACTCTCAGCTAGCTAA
- a CDS encoding glycoside hydrolase family 76 protein (CAZy_ID 267930), whose translation MALSPPSNSPARWLLSALLATSSLLPVAQGQGYKVGTPDEIRESARTLAYDLMLFYKGNQSGEIPGILPGPPTEHKGDYYWWEGGAMMGTYVDYWFLTGDPSYNHVVTEGMLHQVGPNADYMPPNHTASLGNDDQGFWGMSAMLAAENKFPNPPEDKPQWLALAQAVFHTQAAPDRHDGTCNGGLRWQVPPTNAGYNYKNTIANACFFNLGARLARYTENQTYADWASKTFQWLWDVGYIDHESWKVYDGGHVEHNCTDINKAQFSYNAALLLHGSAFMYNYTNGSEIWRERVDKLLEGILRDFFPDGVAFELPCEGRKGACTADMLSFKGYVHRWMAVVTKLVPDTAGTILPVLRTSAEAAARQCTGGDTGRRCGFYWSEGVFVDPAVDKTSGAGEAMSVLAAVSSLLIDEAPPPATNATGISRGDPNAGSRSRGPSEPLAPITTADRAGAGILTMLILGGFIGTWSWMSIGD comes from the exons ATGGCACTATCACCACCGTCAAACAGTCCTGCGCGATGGCTGCTAAGCGCTCTTCTTGCGACGAGCAGCTTGCTCCCGGTCGCACAGGGCCAGGGGTACAAGGTTGGCACACCAG ACGAAATTCGGGAATCTGCACGAACCCTCGCCTACGACCTGATGCTGTTCTACAAGGGCAATCAGTCCGGTGAAATTCCAGGCATCTTGCCAGGTCCGCCAACAGAGCACAAGGGCGACTACTACTGGTGGGAAGGAGGGGCCATGATGGGCACATACGTCGATTACTGGTTCCTGACCGGCGACCCGAGTTACAACCACGTCGTCACAGAGGGCATGCTGCATCAGGTCGGGCCCAACGCCGACTACATGCCCCCTAACCACACGGCTTCCCTGGGCAACGACGACCAGGGATTCTGGGGCATGTCGGCCATGCTCGCCGCCGAGAATAAGTTCCCCAACCCGCCCGAGGACAAGCCGCAGTGGCTCGCGCTCGCCCAGGCCGTCTTTCACACTCAAGCAGCGCCCGACCGCCACGACGGAACGTGCAACGGCGGCCTTCGCTGGCAGGTGCCTCCGACCAACGCGGGATACAACTATAAGAACACCATCGCCAACGCCTGCTTCTTCAACCTGGGCGCCCGCCTGGCCCGCTACACCGAGAACCAGACGTACGCCGACTGGGCCAGCAAGACGTTCCAGTGGCTCTGGGACGTAGGCTACATCGACCACGAGAGCTGGAAGGTCTACGACGGCGGTCATGTCGAGCACAACTGCACCGACATCAACAAGGCCCAGTTCAGCTACAACGCCGCCCTGCTCCTTCACGGGTCCGCCTTCATGTACAACTACACCAACGGCAGCGAGATCTGGAGGGAGCGCGTCGACAAGCTGCTCGAGGGCATCCTCCGCGACTTCTTCCCCGACGGCGTCGCCTTCGAGCTGCCCTGCGAGGGCCGCAAGGGCGCCTGCACCGCCGACATGCTGTCCTTCAAGGGCTACGTCCACCGCTGGATGGCGGTGGTGACCAAGCTGGTGCCCGACACGGCCGGGACCATCCTGCCCGTGCTGCGGAcctcggccgaggcggccgcgaGGCAGTGCACGGGCGGCGACACGGGCCGCCGCTGCGGCTTCTACTGGTCCGAGGGCGTCTTCGTCGACCCGGCCGTCGACAAGAccagcggcgccggcgaggcCATGAGCGTGCTCGCCGCCGTGTCCAGCTTGCTCATCGACGAGGCGCCCCCGCCGGCCACCAACGCCACCGGCATCAGCAGGGGCGATCCCAACGCcggcagccgcagccgcggcCCTTCGGAGCCGCTCGCGCCCATCACCACTGCCGATCGGGCCGGCGCGGGCATCCTGACCATGTTGATCCTTGGCGGTTTCATTGGTACCTGGAGCTGGATGAGCATCGGTGATTAA